CAAGCGATTCCCAAGTCCCATGAGAACGGCGTCCCTCTGGGCGACATTGTCCCCCGGCGTGCCGAGCCACCGCTGATCGAGCTCGGCGTGCTGCACCACGAGTTCGTAGAGCGCTGACGCAGCGACGTAGTGCGTGCTGCGTCCGGCCCCCCTGGCTTCGAGGGCACCGGATGCGACGAGCTTGCCCAAGTCGTGTGAGGCGGTCACCTCAGAGACGTCTGCCATCCCACGGTAGTAGCGGTTGGTGACCTCGCGCGCGAAGAAGGCGTCGTAGAGCGCATGCGTGGCGCGTTCGTTCAGGCCCATGTCGCTCACGGCGGCGTCTTGCAGCACCGTCCACAGGGCGCGTTCGGTGGTGTTGCGCAACGAGAGCGCCTCGACCTGGGCGACCTGCGCTTGCACGTGAGCCTCGAGGAATGGGGTGACGTCGGTGTCAGGAGCCCACCCCGTTCCGAGACAGTCGAACGCGGAGTAGTAGTCCTCGAGGTGACGACCCCACCACTCCTCAAGGCTGGTGAATTGAGGCAACCGGAATCCAGCGCGATACATCGAAAGCGATGCGACTATACGCGCAGTGCGGCCGTTGCCATCGGAAAACGGGTGGATGCCCGCCACCGACACGTGCGCGAGCGCCGATGTCACCGGCCCGGGCTCATCCGTTCCTTGAAGCCACGCCGCCAAGTCGTCCACGAGCGATGGCACCTTCTCGGCGGGAGGGGGCAGGTAGACCTGTGCGCCGCTCGCCCTGTTCGTGAGCCAGTTCTGGGTCTCCCTGAACCGGCCTGCGCCCTTGGCATACGAACCACCGAGCACGAGGTGGTGCAGCGAGAGCACAAGCTCGCTCTGCCACTGGAACGCCCCCGCATCGGCGCGAGCGAGCACGAAGCGCATGGCATCGCGGTAGCCGTCGACCAGGTCGATGTCTTCCACAGAGACGCCGGTCGGCCTGTCGCCTGCCAGGATCCTGCGGGCCTCGTCGACGGTGACCGCCACACCCTCCATGATCGTGGAGGCTGCTACGGCTTCGGCCTCAAGGTCGCGCCGAGTCCGACCGAGCCAGATCCGGGGGAGCGGCCCCTGCGCATCCAGGCGGGTTCGGAGCTCTTCGATCCGGCGGACGCCTGTGGCGACGGCCTCTGTAGTCTCGTATCGGTACACGGTGAGAACCTTTCTGATTGAAGCGCGAAACACTAACGCGATTATATGATTAATCACAAAGATGGCAAGAGCGGCTCCATTCTCGCCCTATTGGGACTCGCCGCAGCTCCGCTGTACCAACGAGTCCCAACGAGTCCCAATAGTCACAAGCACAATCAGGATTCGAATTCCCTTGGGGGCACCACGTTTCCTCAGGTCAAAGGCCTGAGCAGCCCGATTTCGAGTGTGAAACCGGGCTACAAGTGCCTTCGGGCTGAGGCAGGCGTCGGGCAAAGGCGCGTCCTCGTGTGAGCTCGGTAGCAGTCCCTGTTGCTCAAGGCCCTATTTGGGCTTGCCTGGTCGCAGGTTCAAATCCCGTCAGCTCACACATGTGATGTCTCAGGACACGCACACGACGAAGGCCCGCTTCCAGACAAGGAGGCGGGCCTTTTCGCAGCACGCGCACACTCGGAACAGCCGTGCTTTGCGCCCCCTCGGAGACCTTCTGCAAGATGAAGATGAGCGTGGTACGCGCCGAGGACATGATCGAGTTGCAGGAGCTGCCCATGGGGCATCATCCTATCGGCATCACATATATCAACGACTCGCGCCAGGTATGGGTCTGCTGCTACACGGGCAGCCTCCATACTCTCCGGGAACCGATGCGCTGATGAAGGCTCCCGTGGCCCCAAGAGGAGATCGATGATGGGACTGGACACGTATGCCTCGCGCTCGCCGGACGACGTCGTGCTCACCGAGGATGACGAACGTGCGTTCCTAAACGCTGGCATCGAACTCTGTGGCGGGATCTTCAGCGGTGGCGACGCCTCGTTCCGCGGCAAGGTCTACATCGACGTCGTGCTCGAGGTCACCGATGTCTTCCTCAACACGGAATGGCTGCCGCCCGAGACGGTGCGCGAGATGGCCGCCAAGCTCAATGCCGTCTCGCCCGAAGAGCTGGCCGAGATCAACGACATCGCACGCACACGGCCCAAAGACACGCCGACCAACGCCGACGAGATGATGAGCCTGCAGTGCTTCTTCACGATATGTGCCAACCGCGGATTGGGGCTTATCGGCTGGTTCTGACGCCGCCGTAGAGACCCCATGCCTCGGCGCACATCGCACCCGAGAACCACGATCCCGACGTCGTAAGGCGCCACGCACCGCCCTCATCTGCTCGCTCCAGCAAGCCCACCGCTTCGAGTTCCCCGCAAAACGCGAGTGCGGCATCGTCGAGGCGGTCGGACGCGACCTCACCGGCCATCAGGCACGCCACCAGCGGTCGTGCGCACTCCTCGGCGGGCGTATAGGTGCCCCCGCCGGAAAGCGGCACAGCGCCAGCCGCGTCCCCGTAGTCGTCCAGCTCGAGGTGCCGGTAGAAGTACGGCCCCACCACGCCGTCTGCCGATGAGCCCACCGCCAGCAGGTCCTCGCCTCGCACCGCATGCCGTGAGTACAGGTTGGCGTCGGCGGGCCGCGCGAAGTGCGTGACGTGGTTGCGCGGGAAGCCCAGCTCCCCCAGCAGCGCGGCTCCCTCGGCAAGCAGCACGAAATCCTCGCGCAGGTGCGGCTCGTCGCGCTCCAGCAGCCCGTGCTGCGCCATGAAGCGAGCGTTGTGCGGTCCTGCGTTGAGGTGGTAGAGCGAGACGCCGTGGATGCCCGCGCCGGCCAGCAGCGTGATGTCCTCGCGAAGCATCGCGGCGCTCTGGCCAGGCAAGCCGTAAAGCAGGTCCGCCGAGACGACCCCGCCGCGCTCCAAACACGCGGCGATGCGCTCCAGCACCTCGTGCGGCTGCTTGCGGCGGCCGAGGATCCGTCGCAGCTGTGGCTGCAGCGACTGCACGCCCACGTGTATGCGCGTGAAGCCGAGTGTGCCGAG
The DNA window shown above is from Coriobacteriia bacterium and carries:
- a CDS encoding Fic family protein, which translates into the protein MYRYETTEAVATGVRRIEELRTRLDAQGPLPRIWLGRTRRDLEAEAVAASTIMEGVAVTVDEARRILAGDRPTGVSVEDIDLVDGYRDAMRFVLARADAGAFQWQSELVLSLHHLVLGGSYAKGAGRFRETQNWLTNRASGAQVYLPPPAEKVPSLVDDLAAWLQGTDEPGPVTSALAHVSVAGIHPFSDGNGRTARIVASLSMYRAGFRLPQFTSLEEWWGRHLEDYYSAFDCLGTGWAPDTDVTPFLEAHVQAQVAQVEALSLRNTTERALWTVLQDAAVSDMGLNERATHALYDAFFAREVTNRYYRGMADVSEVTASHDLGKLVASGALEARGAGRSTHYVAASALYELVVQHAELDQRWLGTPGDNVAQRDAVLMGLGNRLHAANEAREA
- a CDS encoding radical SAM protein, which gives rise to MSAATGALVAWARASERYPADAHLPLPRWATRGLPDSPDRAWDEIASVCARRSGAISVYVHIPFCETRCPFCDCHATIAPRGSRETVDRYVQTLTGEIAAFAALPGLAERPVTTVHFGGGTPLAIGAAAFERITSALRDSLGTHGETEWALETTSRLLDEANLEFLGTLGFTRIHVGVQSLQPQLRRILGRRKQPHEVLERIAACLERGGVVSADLLYGLPGQSAAMLREDITLLAGAGIHGVSLYHLNAGPHNARFMAQHGLLERDEPHLREDFVLLAEGAALLGELGFPRNHVTHFARPADANLYSRHAVRGEDLLAVGSSADGVVGPYFYRHLELDDYGDAAGAVPLSGGGTYTPAEECARPLVACLMAGEVASDRLDDAALAFCGELEAVGLLERADEGGAWRLTTSGSWFSGAMCAEAWGLYGGVRTSR